The genome window tctcttctcttttcactctttttcacacacttttcatttgtttcatCAATAAACAATTACTTAAGACATGCATAGATACATACTCGTACATCATTGTAATGTTCTGCTATATAtcgttgatgatgatgccccCCCTTATAAGCATAAtaagaattataattatacaaataataataaatacattaattgTAATGCGTCGGTTGTAAGCATTGAACgctgtattaaatttaaaagagatcaatttaaatgtagcCAGgtccataaataaaaatgctatACTCGTATCATAAGCTATAAACACTTATTCCACTTCTCCCAAAATGTAGTTTCAGTTTCATAAAAGCTGACCATCTTTTACTCTAGTAATTACTCAACTGTACCACGATGAGAAATCGGACTTGGACTCGCCATCGGGTTAAGACTCTGATGGCGATGCTTCTTTTAATTGGTTTGCAGTTTGTTTGCGCAGCTGTTTTGGGTTGGTTTGGCTCCCTCCATCTCTATccgtaatttaattaattcgaTGAAATTGtcttttaattgaatgtgaTCGTGTTACAAAGATCTTTTGGCGTATGTTCCGTTGGAAACTACACGCATTGAGCCGCTAAAGGTCACAATTGAATTGAGaagttatatgtatatatgtatgttagaTTACGACATTGCTTATGGAGAACATTTCATTTGACAATCCATCAGAGAATTTGTGCTTCCCtcatatttacaaattgtCACCAGAGAAATTTTGTGTGATTTATGAGTTTTAAATATTGCTAATGGAATGATTTTCAATAAACTTGTTAGAGCTCTGAAGCTGTGATTGACATGCAATGGAAGAAGATAGATATCAGTATcagtttttaaagaaatataaaattattggtTTCAGAAAATAGAAATcgaatttatttgttgcttcTTAGTTAGTTAGAAAACGACtgaaactaaaatatatttatgtaatataccacaaaaatattatattgagatagatacattcaaaatataccattatttttaaaaaagactataattttgaatgtagtacaaaatataccaaagcacCTAAGACGATGACTCCTTCTgctgttacacacatttcatGCAGGCACAAAGCTAATACCCTAAAAAAATAAGAcaagaatatttaattattaaaggAAGTTGTCATACGATCGTATTTAGAAACGAGAGATAAAAACTCCATGAATGTCATAAAAGAGGGGAAACTCGTAAACTGCATTCATGTCCACCAACAACTGAACAATTATGCAATAATTTATAGCACTATATCACATTATATACTATTATGGAGTATGGAGTATGTAGATGCACTTCCGGTAAATGTGATTTTCGTTTTGTTCAAATCTTTGCATTCAGAATTCCGAATTCAAAATGCCAACATAGGGGAGCAAATGTTTAGCCCGAAATGGACAGAACTCCTGCTGACGACACCTCGTCGTGACCATGTGAATGTGGCTGATCCGATCAGAAAAGCAGGAGGAGACAGTCAGGCAGATAGTCGAAGAGGGGGCAACATGCATGTGCATACgagtgtgagagtgtgagagTGTTTTGGCATTGTGGCACAATGACATTTTATCTCGAAATATGCAACAGAAGCACGTTCTCTGAAGCGGAGAATGTAATAGATCAGAGAAGCTAACGGCAGCATCTGAACCACAGAATCCAAATCACAATCAGAATCGGAGAGAATGCTGACAAAACTAACGATGCGTATCCCATGCAAATGGACATGCTTGGCGTGGGCGTTgctttgttgtgttgtgttgtgtttgcgTTTGGGGACGCTCCGCTGCATCTGTAGATACTTATGTGAGCGTACttatagatacatatgtatgtacatatgtatctcGAGCGTTGCCGAACATTAAAGGCTGTTAATCAACAGGCGTTCAAGAAATAGCAAGtggcttttcttttcttattttttttctctctgagCTGTCTTCATCGTCCATCGTCGCCTCTTTGCGCTGTCAGTGCCCCCATCTTGAGCTGAGTcgctgcgactgcggctgctCGGCTTTTGCTCGACTCGGATGCCGTCACTTGCAACAGATCCACATCGGCAGCTCAAGCGTTCAGTTGAGCTCGTCGCGCACTGCAAACTCGCCGCAATAACTATTTTTGTGTAATATTTTGTGACACGCGTCTCGTACTCGCCTGGTGCATTAGAAAAAGTCGTTAAATCGCAGTCGTTCACTCTcgttctttaatttaatttaaatcccAGTGCTaacacaatatacaatatgtgTGTCAAAGTGTGCTCAATTGATCTGTTGCTTTTACTGCTGCTGGCTCTACTCTCCAGAATCAATGCCGAGCTCAATTTCAACAATGATCTCGAGAATAATCAGAAGTTCAAGAGCATTCCAACAACCATAAAAACCTATGAGAATGCCACCGTTACATTGCCGTGCCAATTGGACAGTAAGCACTAAACTAAAtcactaaataaataagcgTAGCTAATTAATGACCAAGATATATTTCAAGTGTATCTTCaagatacataaataaatacatagtTAAAATCGGGCCTTGAAAGTGCCTCCTTTTGTGGCAATGTCGCCACAAGGGGCAATTGGACCCGCGCAACACAATGACATTTAATTCGATTGATTACGTACATAAAACCGCTCAAATGACTTAACAATAGCCAGCTAAGGAAATTCGTTCATCACAATGGATTTTCTTCATTCGCTTTCAAATGTCGACAATAGTAGAAACCTAAACggattttattaatttaacatCTTACTACTAAATGCTCTCTTCCCAGAGCCCTCAGAAGTGTCGAAGAATTTGTCTATTAAAAAGGGTTGTTGACAGCTTCAGCCTTGAATCTTGTTTTATGATTCTAtttcgatttaattaaaagattcCGTGGAGATCAAACTTACTACCAGTAAACTTTCAATGAAATTTCTATAGTTAAGAGGTTGttcactaaaaaaaaaatgaaaaagaaaagtgtTTCGATAGAATTCAAGTTcgaatcaattttaatttgagcacgtaaactttaaattttagtttcaaatagaatattataaaattccTAGAGGAATGAAtgtaaaaatgaatataaaaaaaagtattttaaataataagttaaACGTAGAAGAAATGTTGTTTAGCAAATTTGtgcgaaaaaaataaatttatgtaaatttgaCTTAAAATACACATCTTAAAATAAAcgtattttttcaaaaatttaaaatgtacatacatttaaaaagttaattgcaatttacgttgccaacaataaaatataagaatttgaagaataaattctaaaattaataaacaaaaatgcataCCCTTTTTTTTACATCATAGATAGAGattattttcaacattgaaaaatagctaaataagaataaataataatatgcacattcaatttaaaatacaaaataacaaaatcagATACTCGGcagtttttgatttaatatttaataacttatCACATTACATGTAAATTTAGTTGTCATATTTAATCTTtagtattaaaaattaaagataGTTGTAGTTAAACGAGCACTGGATGTTGAATCTTTCGCCTTGACTGAATTCAATTATCAATACTCAAATGAAACTtcaagatacaaatgtatctgctGCTTGATTTTGCTAACTAGATAGATAAATCAATGCATTCAACTGTATCTCATCTTTCTGCAGCTCCTTTCCGCTTTGTGCGCTGGCACCGCGATAATGTTGCTCTGGTGGATTCGCGACATCCCGAAGTGCCTCCTCCAGATCGCATTGTCCTCTGGTCGAATGGCAGTTTGCAGGTGGCCAATGTGCAGCCCGAAGACACGGGCGAATACTACTGCGAAATCATGTCGGACACCAATCACGCAGTGCAAACACATGCCATCGAAGTGCTCTATGCACCTATTGTGGCCACTGAACCCAGCGGCGACTTGGAACTGGCCATTGGCACCACCTTCGAGGTAGTTTGTCTGACCAAAGGCGTGCCCCAACCTGCTGTTAGTTGGCGTCTAAATGGCAACACTTTGGACCAATACAGCAATGCGGCCAATCGTCAGAGTCACATCTTCGAGATCAAATCGAGAGACATGGCCGGACTCATCGAGTGTCTGGCAGTGAATGGCGTTGGTCCTCCAGCTGTAGCTGGCGTCTATCTTCATGTGCTCTGTAAGTTTTGCTTACTTTTTAGCGGATATAAAACCACAGAGTAGacgggtattataactttgtgcctgcaggaaatgtatgtaacaggcagaaggaggcatcttcgaccctataaagtatatatattcttgatcagcattaAAAGCCAAGACGGTgtagtcatgtccgtctgcctgtctgtccatccgtatgaacacatagatttcagagactataggagatagagctataatttgttatttttgccgatcaagtttgtttaaatcATTTGCACCGCCAACTTCCTcccaaacaaattaataaagttcgaataacaagcgcaattttgaagctagagatTTTTGAtgcatacaataataagtctgattcctaaaaatttgtttgcgatcagattGAAATTGCTAaggttatttaagaaatacttttgtatgggcaaattcgcttacttactaggggtccgagttgctttggccgacaatctggtatattttgcactcttttCGGTATTCTTTAAATgtattactatatcaatataccaaatatagactttcgtatattttaattattgaagCGTAATATACCGcactttttttgctttcattaaaaatgtgtagcgggtgtCTCaaagtcgatcacactcgactgcagctttttTTACTTGTTATAATTAAATCATTTGCTTTAATCACCTATATTTCAGTTGTTCCAGAGGTGTCGCTGACGCAGTCTGTGGTCTACACCAAGGTTGGCGATCGAGCTCAACTCGAGTGTATTGTGGAGTCTGCTCCCACGGCCACGTTGCAGTGGTTCCATCACGGAGTGCCCATTCACATTGGCGCCCAGATCGGCAGCCAGCAGATGGAACTGCCCGACACTCAGTCACTCGATAGCCATGTGAGTCACATAAAGCATGTGCTGACGGTGCGCAAGGTGCGTGATTCCGACATGGGACAATACGAGTGTCGCGCCAGCAACTCGATTGGCTTCAAGAGTGCCACCATTGAGCTCACGGGTCGCCCTATGCCATGTGTCTTTAAAATCAATCCCGGCACTCAGAGTTCCACTTCGCATGTGCTCGCGTGGCAAACGGAGAGCTTGTTGCCCATTATGGAATTTAAGCTCAAGTTCCGACAGATTCCTTCAGGTAAGTGCTTGAgaattaaactaaataaaaattcttctAAATGTATTACTTCATTTTAAAGCAAATCTAACAAAGTCTGTCAGAACCAATTGGACAGAGCTGACGATTCCCGCAGAAGTTACAATTGGTGAGTTAAAGATATAGTAGACTATAAGTATAAATAACATTCCTGCAGCTCTTcttcacaaaaataaacatgcaGTCAATCTAATTTGCAATCAACAAACCTGGTCTCCAAAATATTTGCTGTGCTTGCAATAAATCAAGATGTCAGCGGAGATATATAActctatttatttgtatactaaagcaaacaaaatttgtcgTGACTTgcttatacaaaataaatatatgtataagacAAACATTCTTATTCATTTGATATTCTATTCATAGACTtctttgaatttgcatttaaaatttaagcacATATTTTAAAGGCTTCCTTAAGGTTCCATTTACAGTGACATTTTTGACAGactttaaattctttttatttatacgcTAATGCTAAAAGACTTTGGCGTTACTTGcgtttataaaataaatacataatagaACATTTTCTTATTCAATTGATATTCTACATATAAACTTATTTGATTTACCATTAATATTTCAGTTCATATTCTAATGACTCGTTATAGGTTTTTGACagagatttatttatatgctaaaataaaaagaatttggCATGACTtgcttaaacaaaataaacacataaCAGAGcatattcttatttaatttatattcgaTATAAAGCTTCTTTGAATTagcatttacatttaatatattctaaTGCCTTATTTAAGGTCCCATTTACATGACATCCTACCCGCTGCATGGACTGCAGCCGGCCAGTCTCTATGAGGTCTCTGTGCTGGCCAGGAACAGCTTTGGCTGGAGCGACAGCAGCAAGACAGTGCGCTTTGCCACTGGTGGCGAGGGTAAGTTCTCCACTTTATGtctaaactttttaaatacatattaattcACTTAAAATTCTAGTTGAGCTTCCCAATTACTCAACGGAATCGGAGTTGCAGTACGATGCCACAGAGGAGATCTTTGACAATCAGATAACGCAAAGATCGCACATATTTACGGCCAGCATGGTGCACAATAACAGCGCTGTTAGCCAAGTTTACAGCGCCTTGGCTTACATAACGATATGCTTACAAATTGGCCTCGCAATGCATTacacataaaataaactaattaattgTACTGAGTTTCAATGttccaaaaaataaatatagtatatcaaaGTATAGAACTATCCAGAATTTATGAGGCATGCGAAGAGACTGTTGGATTCGCATAGATCTCTTCGGGCTCCAGTTCGGGTGTGATGCACCACAAGGCATCAAATAccatcagctgcagcagcccAGCGCCAGCTGCACAATCCTCGTACGTGATGGGAGGCAGCTCCCTGCTCACGTGACGGCCATATATCTTAACCATCTTGTTGTTTAAGCATACCAACGAGATGGATTTCTTTTCGTGCTCCTCGTGCTTCCACATGTCCCGCAAAATATTCGAGAGTCGTACTATAAATTCATCCAATGGGGCCACAGCTGTCTTATCTTTTGTGGTGTTCTTATTGCAAATTGTGCTCATTTGCTCGTTGTAGGTGGCCTCCGTATACAACTCAGTGACGAGAAGACTAGCGATGCGCACACTAGTCGGGGCGAACATGTTCCTCAATGCTCTCTGCAGATCACGAATATCATCGACTAACGGCGGCATCTGCAGTCCGCTGGATTCGATCAATTCCGTCACAACTTTCATGTGCATTCTCGTGTAATCGCATACAACTCCTACATAGTTAGTTATTGTCTTCTTCTTCAGCTCTCTTAATATGTAACCTAAGGCTTTGGCTATATTCTGGGGCGAAATGATCTGCAAGGATTTAAAGAATGTAAAAACTACGGTCTATAGATTTGTTGATAATTGCAATACACATCTCTTAAGCAAGAAATTATGCACTTGTCTGTAatatatgcaattaaaattataatatttgcagTACAAAAAGCATAAACTACTTTATCACAAGAGGTACAATTGcacaattcattcattcattctcACTTCTCTATTTAAGTTAAGGATTTAGTGCAACTGCAATTAAGTGTAAGTGCACCTGTCGAcattatcaattattataGTACTATTAGTTTAAGTTCACTTACAGCTTTTTCCGGAACTTTACGTTTGACCTCTTCACCTTTCTTTTTATCGTTTGAGACTAGCTGTATATATTAGAGGATGTTAATGCATTTGTTTTAGTCTATATTATGAGTAAGCTTACTGATAAATCCACGCTGTCACTATCAACTTCTTCCATGGTGGCTAATTGTACCATGCTCCTCGCATACAATAGAGTAAGATCCTCTCCCGTGGTGCGAGATACAAATATTGTGAAAatctattcaaaatatatttagtaaatcAGCTTTAATAAGCGAAGTATTGCAGACTTACCTTGTGAACATATGGGTTTTTTCGCACCACAAATTCTTCCATATTGATCATATAGGTTTTCCTGCGATCAATTCGCTCCAAGAGCTCGGGATGAAAGTACTCCAAACTCTCATTATCCTCTGTTCTGCGTACCTGCTCGATGCGCCACTTCAACTTACTGGCCAATATGTCACACTCAGCCTGTCTATAAACCCGAATCTCGGCGAAGTCATCGAGCTGTACCCGGGCACCAAACTTTGAGATTGCCGGTCGCCTTGGTCGCAGGTGTGGATAGTTCAGCTTGTGACGAGCTGTAAACAGACGCTCATAGCGCTCCTGCTTTGTGCCCTCCTTGTTCAGGCCATAGGCATAGAGCTCGCGCTCCAAGTCGATTGCAGTGAATTCAGTTAGCGGCACTTCCATTATTAATCACaattgtaaacaaacaacagcgAAATCAGCTTGCCACTGCGTAACCTCAAGTAAATTacaaaaagtactaaaatataccacagccataaataaatactagcTCGCCATTTGCAAAAAACGTGCGAAAAGGCGCCatttttaaacaactttttaaattcCTTGCTTGTAAGCATTCTTATTTTCCATTAGTTCATTTATTTCTTGCTAGTTGCACAAATGAACATTTCACCAAAAAATATTGACAATATTGACAATGATTTTTAGgtttgcaaatttcaattaacaaaatCTCTTTTATAATGTAATTGCTAGTAACGTATTTACTTTTCAAATGATCTTACTTAGTTAAATGAATgattttactatttaaatataaatatgaaataaattagaaagactttttactattttattaattaatttaaactacAATGTTtccaaatttgaataattaatttttttttgtgcttacTTTGCTAGTaacgtatttatttttattatttgattgattacatgtaataaattatacaaacttataaattatatttaatatttaataaaaattaatttggttAATTCTATACatatcaattatatttaattatatagatAGCAATTTTACTAAAAACACttaccaaatttaaataaactttaactttTGCTCTTTAATTTCGCTGGTACTTTATTCTGACCTCGCatgtaacatatttatttttaaaatgagcTCACCTGGTTGAATgaatgcttttttttattgaagccaataataaattatgaatacTGTTTGCTATTTAATCAAGTTAGTCAGCTTGTCTGCATCATATCAGATAAGAAAACTTCCTGAAATTTATCAACATTTGATTAGATCACTGTGGTTCATGAAAATAAACGCGAAAACTAAAACGTTGACCAGTCAGTTGAAGCAAAAAATTCCTGTTAAAAAGATTATCAAGAAACACTCACAAACGTTATCATCAGAGAGATTAATCATTAGCATATTCGTGCTGCAGAATTCTTAGCATTGTTATGTGAAGTTATGCCATACATCACCTAAGTCTTTaggtaaaaagtaaaattttaaTCTCTGCTTGTTATTCtacatattttatgcatttatttatagcaagcaaaagtgtttaaaagaattgtattcaatattcgtattctatattatattatatatataatattataaaataaatttaacgaAAACTCCCCACTTTGTTTGCGAAGGGTATTTATTGAGTGTAGGGCTTCGGCATCAGCGAAACCAACAGAGCAATTGACAGTGACATTGCGAGCATCTTTCCGACTCATACTCCATATGATtgcctcctctctctctctctctctctcggtcaGATAAAATTTGGCGCCACAAGAGCAACGCGGAAAGAAGTGAGCGACACAAATTGTTTACCTGCAACAGCaaagacagcaacagcagcagcagcagcaatatgGTGAGAGCCGTTTGgtgttccattccattccatttcgtTGCGGCGCGCTTTTGGCTCCCATTTGGCATCCAAGCACGCGCTACACTTACTTTCAGTTCTCGTTTGAAAAGCATCGTGTCGGGGTACGAAACGAGCGCGCAGCGCAccaaacaaattcaaaatacaaatacaacaaaatactcCTATCAATACGGCCATTAAGCACTTGAAAacttcaatttgttttgtgcacacacacacacatacaatacacatatacaattaaatttatctatCGCTGAAGCTTTTTggaaaaaaacacatttgtatctaaaacaaatgaattttttttggaAGGGCTCCACAACGAATTGGACACGacgaaattgaatttgagcGAAAGcgttgcaagtgcaagtgtTACAACAGTGAGCGCCCTGGAAGTGGGAAGAGCAGCAACTTCTAGTTCGGTTGCCTTTGGCTTTAACTTTACCTGCTCGTAAATCAAAAGTGCTCGCACAATAtgtcgtcgctgctgctgctgctgccagagagttgttgtggttgccttTTGTAACGCTTCAGCcgaatatttgttgttgcgagttgcgagtcTCCTCcatcttcctcctcctccttctcgtTTCTCGCACGTCGCACATCGTTCGCATCTCGGAGCAACGCAAAACCTGTTTATTCCTCTTAATGTTGCCCCGTGTAAATGGCACAGGCACTTCACATTTATCCATTCTTTACCTGGCAGcccaacaaccacaacaacaacggcaacggcaaccaCGGCGGGTGCAGCTGCCCCAAAGCCTGCCTCCAgttcattcacacacacacagccaaaCACACAGAGTAGTAGAGTCTTTGATTCGAGTCTCGTGTGATTCATTTGAACAAAAATCTCGCCACTAGCAAAGGCAATTTACGAATAGCCAACTCAAATTATAGACCCCAAATGCATTTTGGCAATCGCCTCAATCGCAAttagaaacaaaaacaacagcaatagtaGCAGCACaagctaaacaacaacaacaactatgcaaatgcatttgtagcgcattctataaatatatatgtgcaATATGTAAAACACACGTATACCCCTAATACACTCTGTGctgaaatatgtaaaataccCGAATACCCCCATCACACTGTTCTCTCAACTCTCCACTGTCGACagttgtctgttgttgttgtcgcagtcgctgtcgccgtcgctgctgctgctgtcactgCAGCCGGCTCTCTTCCTAAAATGCACAGCGAACGAAAACGAAAGCGAAATGATTGAGCGGAAAGTTGACTGCCAAAAAGGAAACGGGAATGGCAGCAGAAGCTGTCACAGATGGACACAACGCAGGCACAGTTTCGTTTAGCAGGAGTTGGGGCCAAAAGAAACATACAAAAGCGAATTGTATTATTTACAgtaaaaaaagaacgaaacgaaaagttttcaattcaattgcgaGGCGTATTCTGGCCAGCAAAGTAAAGCATTCCGATTTCAATTCCCAATAGCAAAGATCGCTGTAATAGCAAACTGagcgcagctgcagctgccccacacacacacacacacacagccctTGGCTGCATTCTGATTGCGCTTGTGTGTGTAAACTTCGAGCGcaatgtaaataaacaaacgccaaaaagaccaaaaaaaaacaagacgAGACAAGACCAAGACCGAAACGGTGACGACAGCGCGGgcgacagagacggagacagagatagagatagagcaGGAGACAGGCAACCAAGTAAGCAAAGTAAGCAAGTAAAGCAGCAGTGATTGCTGCGACCCCAAGACGAATACGAAGAAGAAAACGAAGATGTAAAcgaagatgaagacgaagacgaacgACTGTCGTAGCAAGAGGGTCGCTTCAAGTATTTCTGTGTTATTTTCGAGATGACGTCATTCTGAACTTGCAACAATGCTGCTTAAATCAATAGCTAATGTGGCAACGCAAGTCAAGTAATAAAATACGCTATTTTATGTTATGCAAATTCGATGTACATCTCAAAACTTGTTGGCCTTATTTTCAGCAATTCTTCAAATTGCCATTAGTCATTTTTTCACAATTCTCTTGACAa of Drosophila nasuta strain 15112-1781.00 chromosome 3, ASM2355853v1, whole genome shotgun sequence contains these proteins:
- the LOC132791531 gene encoding neurotrimin, with protein sequence MCVKVCSIDLLLLLLLALLSRINAELNFNNDLENNQKFKSIPTTIKTYENATVTLPCQLDTPFRFVRWHRDNVALVDSRHPEVPPPDRIVLWSNGSLQVANVQPEDTGEYYCEIMSDTNHAVQTHAIEVLYAPIVATEPSGDLELAIGTTFEVVCLTKGVPQPAVSWRLNGNTLDQYSNAANRQSHIFEIKSRDMAGLIECLAVNGVGPPAVAGVYLHVLFVPEVSLTQSVVYTKVGDRAQLECIVESAPTATLQWFHHGVPIHIGAQIGSQQMELPDTQSLDSHVSHIKHVLTVRKVRDSDMGQYECRASNSIGFKSATIELTGRPMPCVFKINPGTQSSTSHVLAWQTESLLPIMEFKLKFRQIPSANLTKSVRTNWTELTIPAEVTIGPIYMTSYPLHGLQPASLYEVSVLARNSFGWSDSSKTVRFATGGEVELPNYSTESELQYDATEEIFDNQITQRSHIFTASMVHNNSAVSQVYSALAYITICLQIGLAMHYT
- the LOC132791532 gene encoding uncharacterized protein LOC132791532; this encodes MEVPLTEFTAIDLERELYAYGLNKEGTKQERYERLFTARHKLNYPHLRPRRPAISKFGARVQLDDFAEIRVYRQAECDILASKLKWRIEQVRRTEDNESLEYFHPELLERIDRRKTYMINMEEFVVRKNPYVHKIFTIFVSRTTGEDLTLLYARSMVQLATMEEVDSDSVDLSLVSNDKKKGEEVKRKVPEKAIISPQNIAKALGYILRELKKKTITNYVGVVCDYTRMHMKVVTELIESSGLQMPPLVDDIRDLQRALRNMFAPTSVRIASLLVTELYTEATYNEQMSTICNKNTTKDKTAVAPLDEFIVRLSNILRDMWKHEEHEKKSISLVCLNNKMVKIYGRHVSRELPPITYEDCAAGAGLLQLMVFDALWCITPELEPEEIYANPTVSSHAS